Proteins from one Podospora pseudoanserina strain CBS 124.78 chromosome 1, whole genome shotgun sequence genomic window:
- a CDS encoding hypothetical protein (COG:S; EggNog:ENOG503P4XG), protein MFISNWRTQTACLSGWVLPRGAALSLSDRDNHHFQHHPYQKQPPVKPPPIVIRPAQTSIPHLTEVSIPSTPYQPLGSVLRPRSVTAPNRGRNTKPSPQTHKPTTMPSQQELDFQISPLVQESLVHNTRTLHNLQSLTASLFGVGAGILGLESYSGFLFYLVFSLITTLLFYALRIAPTATSSPSSSSSSTTSKGGVLSRYFRSPLDFWTAGLTNGLAGFILTWTLFYGLVRA, encoded by the exons ATGTTCATTTCCAACTGGCGGACCCAAACAGCCTGTTTGAGCGGGTGGGTCCTCCCAAGAGGCGCTGCATTGAGCCTCAGCGATCGTGATAATCATCACTTCCAGCATCACCCATAtcaaaaacaaccaccagTCAAACCTCCGCCGATTGTCATTCGCCCCGCGCAGACTAGCATTCCCCATCTCACGGAAGTTTCCATTCCCTCTACTCCGTACCAACCACTTGGCTCTGTCCTGCGCCCCAGATCTGTCACCGCACCCAACCGCGGCCgcaacaccaaaccctccccccaaacccataAACCAACCACGATGCCCTCCCAGCAAGAACTCGACTTTCAAATCTCCCCACTAGTTCAAGAATCACTAGTCCACAACACCAGA accctccacaacctccaatccctcacAGCCTCCCTCTTCGGCGTCGGCGCCGGCATTTTAGGTCTAGAGTCCTACTCCGGCTTCCTCTTCTACctcgtcttctccctcatcacaaccctcctcttctaCGCTCTGAGAATAGCTCCCACGgcgacatcctccccctcttcttcttcttcctccaccacctcaaaagGAGGCGTCCTGTCCCGGTATTTCAGGAGTCCGCTCGATTTCTGGACAGCGGGGCTCACGAACGGGCTGGCGGGGTTTATTCTGACTTGGACGCTGTTTtatgggttggtgagggcatga
- the IQG1 gene encoding iqgap-related protein (COG:Z; EggNog:ENOG503NVME; BUSCO:EOG09260GF5) produces MPSSSSHRPHPLRQSHTADYRSSDIYRQPSTASSSASSGYSHVSSASFDLTLSRAPSAMSAASSVYSTTNPGYGHKRGQSEASHLVPSLRSSHSYSSTPTTPTPDNIYSAARQSLRPLPQVPPGTSSSTTLTPPPRAPSHRDRGYSVDIGNSRYDRGQNVDAVPSHHSRGRSVDVGRLDMASLSLSSPRERTPPTSPQPPTPPRRGSLVPATSPGAANPPTPPGHGNHRPSVVRPTSMLLTRSDTVMAPRRPSDVGIMPPPLLSAHTVAPILRPDLESLGRSSTSELRTLSKLAKSDDFNTITSATQEVVGLRGRRRLKSNRPAAKSGWENRNWMDKQRQFLQAYEYLCHIGEAKEWIEDIIQRAIPPIVELEEALRDGVTLAEVVEALNPERRFKIFRNPKLQYRHSDNIAIFFRYLDEIELPDLFRFELIDLYEKKNIPKVIHCIHALSWLLFRKGVVGFRIGNLVGQLEFEDSELEKMQRGLDKLGGAMPSFGNMGADFGVVEEVVEEETEEERVERELGEAEESVRELQAQVRGAVARMRLGEMMERLWEEEEWLVDLQSRVRGGMMREVVEWKLERERVVRQLQAAARGWLVRNGREMREREVKRAEPAVVKLQSAFRAVRARREVREKLDELDMAGGVVRDIQATFRGFLERRRIQEQLGQLDVEEGPVRDIQATVRGFLARRKMEVQQREVRQSEAPVEKLQAAVRGMLLRREVERDLIALEEAMPAITGIQAAARAALERSRVADQLEALESFEPVFTTLQAATRGKVARSTVKGIEAELKEQEPSLGLLQAHVRAGAVRREISKQLEALGEEEENIISLQSQIRGMLERNRVADLLDALAEQEESITLLQAQVRGMLCRQKQGEILDQLETNEMEIASLQGLARAMLLRGSVAEVLDELDENEAVVAEVQAAAKAFIVRAKFEEKKKFFNENMQKVVKIQSLVRAKLQGDAYKSLTGGKNPPVNAVKNFVHLLNDSDFDFNEEVEFERLRKTVVQQVRQNEMLEQYIDQLDIKIALLVKNKITLDEVVKHQHNYGGHTGTLLANSSMSSANQFDLKALNKGSRKKLESYQQLFFALQTQPQYLARLFKRLREVGTAEKECKRIELLMMSLFGYAQKRREEYYLLKLIGRAIGEEVDACNSLQDYLRGNFFWSKLLQNYTRSPRDRKYLRDLLGPLIRDNIIEDPELDLESDPMQIYRSAINNEELRTGRPSSRPLDIPRELAIKDPETKQVFIDHLRDLREICDQFLFALEDLLPRMPYGLRFVCKQIFEALRQRFQREDPVRLLNVVMNWLWKFYLQPALTAPENVGVVEKQLSPLQKRNLGEVAKVLSQMASGRQFGGDNVYLQPLNAFVAESIERLTGLTEALIAVPDAERTFDIDEYNDLYAKNKPTLYIKMADIFAIHNLIASELIHLCPNRDDMLREIMQDLGSAKHNESEMTAAGSTDIQMFLTPKLHDVADPDAEVKALFMETKRCILYIIRVQTGTNLMEILVKPITQDDEHKWQMLLRDDFSNGSNTKGAYSDANMVDVTRMSYYELKRMALENVMRLEQIGRISRHNYYQDILNAIALDIRTKSRRRVQRQRELEGVRMTLSNLHEKARYLEQQRKSYDDYIEQAMATLQNKKGKKRFLLPFTKQYNHQRELERSGRVPKFGSYKYSARALNDKGVLVSWAGIPEREWGQINLTISCDEVGVFSLEGSRGHIQIPGASALVPIEDLLQAQFEAHQFMQLFEGGCLKLNVNLLLHLVYKKFYRTQ; encoded by the exons atgccgtcgtcgtcgtcgcacAGGCCGCACCCGTTGCGCCAGTCGCACACAGCCGACTATCGCTCTTCCGATATTTACCGCCAGCCCTCGACAGCATCCTCATCTGCCTCGTCGGGCTATTCCCATGTGTCTTCTGCTTCTTTCGATCTGACTCTAAGTCGAGCCCCCAGCGCCATGTCCGCCGCGTCCAGTGTTTACTCGACCACGAACCCGGGATACGGCCACAAGAGAGGGCAAAGCGAGGCCAGCCACTTGGTTCCAAGTCTTCGTTCTTCTCATAGTTATTCCTCTAcgcccaccacaccaacaccggATAATATCTATTCGGCTGCTCGTCAATCGCTCCGACCACTCCCCCAGGTGCCACCAGgtacttcttcttcgacgACAttaacaccaccaccccgcgCTCCCAGCCACCGTGACCGAGGCTATAGTGTAGACATCGGTAACAGTCGTTATGATCGGGGTCAGAATGTTGATGCCGTCCCCAGCCACCACTCCCGAGGCCGCAGCGTCGACGTCGGCAGGTTAGATATGGCCAGCCTGTCGCTATCGTCACCTCGCGAACGAAccccgccaacctcaccacaacctccaacaccaccccgcCGCGGCTCCCTCGTACCAGCAACCTCGCCGGGCGCGGCaaacccaccaacacccccaggTCATGGCAACCACCGGCCCTCGGTCGTCCGTCCTACTTCGATGCTTCTGACTCGATCCGACACCGTCATGGCACCCCGTCGACCTAGCGACGTCGGCATCATGCCCCCCCCTCTGCTGAGCGCCCACACAGTAGCACCGATTCTTAGGCCGGATCTGGAAAGTTTGGGGCGATCCTCGACCAGTGAACTACGAACATTGTCCAAGCTGGCCAAATCGGACGATTTCAATACCATCACTTCTGCCACGCAAGAGGTTGTCGGGTTGAGAGGTCGTCGCCGTTTGAAATCAAACCGGCCCGCGGCCAAGTCTGGCTGGGAAAACAGAAACTGGATGGACAAGCAGAGGCAGTTTCTGCAGGCGTACGAATACCTCTGCCACATTGGCGAAGCAAAAGAGTGGATCGAGGATATCATCCAGCGGGCGATCCCGCCGATTGTGGAATTGGAGGAAGCCCTGCGGGATGGAGTTACTCTGGCGGAAgtggtggaggcgttgaACCCGGAGAGGAGGTTCAAGATTTTTCGGAACCCGAAGCTGCAGTACCGGCACAGCGACAATATTGCGATTTTTTTTCGGTATCTGGATGAGATTGAGCTGCCGGACTTGTTTAGGTTTGAGTTGATTGACCTGtacgagaagaagaacatTCCCAAGGTGATTCACTGCATCCATGCGCtgagctggttgttgtttcggaagggggtggtggggttcaGGATTGGGAATTTGGTTGGGCAgttggagtttgaggatAGCGAGCTGGAGAAAATGcagagggggttggataAGCTGGGGGGGGCGATGCCTAGTTTTGGGAATATGGGGGCTGattttggggtggtggaggaggtggtggaggaggagacggaggaggaaagggtggagagggagttgggggaggcggaggagagtGTGAGGGAGTTGCAGGCGCAGGTTAGGGGGGcggtggcgaggatgaggttgggggagatgatggagaggttgtgggaggaggaggagtggttggTTGATTTGCAGAGTAGGGTtaggggggggatgatgagagaggtggtggagtggaagttggagcgggagcgggtgGTTAGGCAACTGCAGGCTGCTGCtagggggtggttggttaggaatgggagggagatgagggaaCGGGAGGTCAAGAGGGCGgagccggcggtggtgaagCTGCAGAGTGCTTTTAGGGcggtgagggcgaggagggaggtgagggagaaaTTGGACGAGTTGGATATGgcgggtggtgtggtgagggataTTCAGGCGACGTTtagggggtttttggagaggaggaggatacaGGAGCAGCTTGGGCAGttggatgtggaggaggggccggtTAGGGATATCCAGGCGACGGTGAGGGGgtttttggcgaggaggaagatggaggtgcagcagagggaggtgaggcaGAGCGAGGCGCCGGTGGAGAAGTTGCAGGCTGCTGTTAGGGGCATGTTGCttaggagggaggtggagagggatcTGATtgcgctggaggaggcgatgcCGGCTATTACTGGGATCCAAGCTGCTGCGAGGGCGGCGCTGGAAAGGAGCCGTGTTGCCGATCAGCTCGAGGCGCTGGAGAGTTTTGAGCCGGTTTTCACGACACTGCAGGCTGCCACCCGGGGCAAGGTCGCTAGGAGCACTGTGAAGGGGATTGAGGCTGAGCTTAAGGAACAGGAGCCAAGCCTGGGCTTGCTTCAGGCGCATGTTAGGGCTGGTGCCGTGCGGAGGGAGATCTCGAAACAGCTTGAGGCcctgggtgaggaggaggagaatatCATCTCTTTGCAGTCCCAGATCAGAGGCATGCTGGAGCGCAATCGCGTTGCGGACCTCCTCGACGCGCTCGCTGAACAGGAGGAGTCGATTACTCTGCTTCAGGCTCAGGTGCGCGGGATGCTCTGCAGACAGAAGCAAGGCGAGATTCTCGACCAGCTCGAGACGAACGAGATGGAGATTGCCTCGCTGCAGGGTCTTGCCAGGGCTATGCTTCTCCGCGGCAGCGTTGCTGAGGTTCTTGACGAACTGGATGAGAACGAAGCCGTCGTTGCCGAAGTCCAGGCTGCGGCAAAGGCGTTCATCGTCAGGGCCAAGtttgaagaaaagaaaaagttcTTCAACGAGAACATGCAAAAGGTGGTAAAGATCCAGAGCTTGGTCCGCGCCAAGCTGCAGGGCGACGCCTACAAGAGTCTTACCGGCGGGAAGAACCCACCGGTCAATGCGGTCAAGAACTTTGTCCACCTGTTGAACGACAGCGACTTTGACTTcaacgaggaggtggagTTTGAAAGGCTGCGCAAGACGGTGGTGCAGCAGGTTCGCCAGAATGAGATGCTGGAGCAGTACATTGACCAGCTCGATATCAAGATTGCGCTGctggtcaagaacaagatcacgctggatgaggttgtcaagCATCAGCATAACTATGGCGGCCATACGGGGACGCTGCTGGCGAATAGCTCCATGTCGAGCGCCAACCAGTTTGATTTGAAGGCACTGAACAAGGggtcgaggaagaagctggagtcGTATCAGCAGCTGTTTTTTGCGCTGCAGACGCAGCCGCAGTATCTGGCTAGGCTGTTTAAGCggctgagggaggtggggacggcggagaaggagtgCAAGAGGATTGagttgctgatgatgagccTGTTTGGGTATGcgcagaagaggagggaggagtatTATCTCCTGAAGCTTATTGGGAGGGcgattggggaggaggtggacgcTTGCAATAGTTTGCAGGATTACCTCAGGGGCAACTTTTTCTGGTCGAAGCTGCTGCAGAACTACACCAGATCGCCGCGGGATAGGAAGTACCTGCGGGATCTGCTTGGTCCTTTGATCCGCGACAATATCATCGAGGACCCGGAGCTGGATCTGGAGAGCGATCCTATGCAGATTTACCGGTCTGCCATCAACAACGAAGAGCTGAGGACTGGTCGGCCGAGCAGTCGCCCTTTGGACATTCCCCGAGAGCTTGCGATCAAGGATCCGGAGACCAAACAAGTCTTTATTGATCACCTGCGCGACTTGAGGGAGATTTGCGATCAGTTTTTGTTCGCGTTGGAGGATCTGCTGCCGAGGATGCCGTATGGGCTGCGGTTTGTTTGCAAGCAGATCTTCGAGGCGTTGAGGCAGAGGTTTCAGAGGGAGGACCCGGTCAGGTTGTTGAACGTGGTGATGAACTGGCTGTGGAAGTTCTATCTGCAACCTGCGCTGACGGCGCCGGAGAATGTCGGTGTGGTTGAGAAGCAGCTTAGCCCGCTCCAGAAGAGGAATCTGGGCGAGGTGGCCAAGGTGCTCAGCCAGATGGCTTCGGGGAGGCAGTTTGGTGGGGATAACGTCTATCTCCAGCCGTTGAATGCGTTCGTTGCGGAGAGCATTGAGCGGTTGACGGGGTTGACGGAGGCGTTGATTGCGGTGCCGGATGCGGAGAGGACGTTTGATATTGATGAGTACAACGATCTTTACGCGAAGAACAAGCCGACGTTGTACATCAAGATGGCGGATATCTTTGCGATTCACAACTTGATCGCGTCGGAGCTGATTCATCTCTGCCCGAACAGGGATGATATGCTTCGGGAGATCATGCAAGATTTGGGAAGCGCCAAGCACAACGAGAGCGAGATGACGGCTGCCGGGTCGACCGACATTCAAATGTTTCTGACACCCAAGCTGCACGATGTGGCAGACCCTGACGCGGAAGTCAAGGCGCTGTTTATGGAGACCAAGAGGTGCATCTTGTACATCATTCGCGTTCAAACTGGCACAAACCTCATGGAGATCTTGGTGAAGCCCATCACGCAGGACGACGAGCACAAGTGGCAGATGCTGCTGAGGGATGACTTTTCCAACGGGAGCAACACCAAGGGCGCGTACTCGGATGCGAACATGGTTGATGTTACGCGCATGAGCTATTACGAGCTGAAGAGGATGGCGCTGGAGAACGTGATGAGGCTGGAGCAGATTGGGAGGATATCGAGGCATAATTACTATCAGGATATTCTGAATGCGATTGCCCTGGACATCAGGACGaaaagcaggaggagggtgcagaggcagagggagctggagggggtgaggatgacgtTGAGTAACTTGCACGAGAAGGCGAGGTATTTggagcagcagaggaagTCATACGACGACTACATTGAGCAAGCCATGGCTACGCTGCAGAACAAGAAAGG GAAAAAacgcttcctcctccccttcacaaAACAGTACAACCACCAACGGGAGCTGGAGCGGTCCGGCCGGGTGCCCAAGTTTGGGTCGTACAAGTATTCCGCCCGCGCGCTCAACGacaagggggtgttggtctCGTGGGCGGGGATACCGGAGAGGGAGTGGGGGCAGATCAACCTGACCATCTCGTGCGACGAGGTTGGCGTTTTTAGCCTGGAGGGGAGCAGGGGACACATCCAGATTCCTGGCGCGAGCGCGCTGGTGCCGATTGAGGACTTGCTGCAGGCGCAGTTTGAGGCGCATCAGTTTATGCAGCTGTTTGAAGGGGGTTGCTTGAAGCTGAATGTGAACTTGCTGTTGCATTTGGTTTATAAGAAGTTTTATAGGACGCAGtaa
- the IMD1 gene encoding inosine-5'-monophosphate dehydrogenase (BUSCO:EOG09261T6U; EggNog:ENOG503NVXY; COG:F) → MSSDQVLDWRKAEEVLNEYKSRDGLSVHELMDAKAHGGLTYNDFLVLPGYIGFPASAVTLDSKITKKITLKTPLVSSPMDTVTEHEMAIHMALQGGLGVIHHNCSPQAQADFVRKVKRYENGFILDPVVISRETTVGEAKALKEKWGFGGFPVTESGKLGSKLLGIVTNRDIQFEEDFEKPISEVMVTDLITAHDGVDLLEANKILAASKKGKLPIVDSDGNLVSMISRSDLTKNLHFPLASKAADSKQLICAAAIGTRPEDKARLAGLVEAGLDIVILDSSQGNSMYQIEMIKWIKNEYPDLEVIGGNVVTREQAAALIAAGVDGLRIGMGSGSACITQEVMAVGRPQATSVYNVAAFAARFGVPCIADGGVQNVGHIVKGIALGASTVMMGGLLAGTTESPGTSFVSREGKLVKAYRGMGSIDAMQDKKAGGGGKDSQKSNAGTARYFSEGDSVLVAQGVSGAVAHRGSVSKFVPYLAAGLKHSLQDMGMTSVEELHKQVEAGIVRFEIRTPSAQLEGGVNMESYEKKLYA, encoded by the exons ATGTCGTCCGACCAAGTTCTTGACTGGcgcaaggccgaggaggtgcTCAACGAGTACAAGAGTCGCGATGGCCTCAGTGTCCATGAGCTCATGGACGCCAAGGCCCATGGCGGTCTCACCTACAACGACTTCCTTGTTCTCCCCGGCTACATTGGCTTCCCTGCCTCTGCCGTCACTCTCGACTCCAAGATCACCAAGAAGATCACCCTGAAGACCCCTCTCGTGTCCTCGCCCATGGACACCGTCACCGAGCACGAGATGGCCATCCACATGGCCCTTCAGGGTGGTCTCGGTGTCATCCACCACAACTGCTCTCCCCAGGCCCAGGCCGACTTTGTCCGCAAGGTCAAGCGCTATGAGAACGGTTTTATCCTCGACCCCGTTGTCATCAGCCGTGAGACCACCGTCGGCGAGGCCAAGGCCCTCAAGGAGAAGTGGGGATTCGGTGGTTTCCCCGTCACAG AGTCCGGCAAGCTCGGTTCCAAGCTTTTGGGTATCGTTACCAACCGTGACATCCAGTTCGAAGAGGACTTTGAGAAGCCCATCTCCGAGGTCATGGTGACCGATCTCATCACGGCCCACGACGGTGTTGACCTCCTCGAGGCCAACAAGATCCTTGCTGCttccaagaagggcaagctcCCAATCGTTGATTCCGATGGAAACCTCGTTTCAATGATTTCCCGCTCCGATTTGACTAAGAACCTTCACTTCCCCCTCGCTTCCAAGGCTGCCGACTCCAAGCAGCTCATctgcgccgccgccatcggTACCCGTCCCGAGGACAAGGCCCGTCTTGCCGGCCTTGTTGAGGCTGGCCTCGACATTGTCATCCTGGACTCGTCTCAGGGTAACTCGATGTACCAGATCGAGATGATCAAGTGGATCAAGAACGAGTACCCTGACCTCGAGGTCATTGGTGGCAACGTTGTCACCCGTGAGcaggctgctgctctcaTCGCCGCCGGTGTCGACGGTCTCCGTATTGGTATGGGCTCCGGCTCTGCCTGCATCACCCAGGAGGTCATGGCCGTCGGTCGTCCCCAGGCTACCTCCGTCTACAATGTTGCTGCTTTCGCCGCCAGATTCGGTGTTCCCTGCATTGCCGACGGTGGTGTCCAGAATGTTGGCCATATTGTCAAGGGCATTGCCCTTGGTGCCTCCACCGTCATGATGGGCGGTCTCCTTGCTGGTACCACTGAGTCTCCCGGTACTTCCTTCGTCTCCCGCGAGGGTAAGCTCGTCAAAGCCTACCGCGGCATGGGTTCCATCGACGCCATGCAGGACAagaaggctggtggtggtggcaaggACAGCCAGAAGAGCAATGCTGGCACTGCCCGCTACTTCTCCGAGGGCGACTCCGTCCTTGTTGCTCAGGGTGTCTCTGGTGCCGTTGCCCACCGTGGCTCCGTCAGCAAGTTCGTCCCTTACCTCGCTGCCGGTCTCAAGCACTCCCTCCAGGACATGGGCATGACCAGCGTCGAGGAGCTCCACAAGCAGGTCGAGGCCGGCATTGTCCGCTTCGAGATTCGCACCCCCAGCGCTCAGCTCGAGGGCGGTGTGAACATGGAGTCCTATGAAAAGAAGCTCTATGCTTAA
- the LYS1 gene encoding Saccharopine dehydrogenase (COG:E; EggNog:ENOG503NWDX; BUSCO:EOG09262XGK): protein MAPTVLHLRSETKPLEHRSALTPTTTAALIKAGYVVNVERSPERIFDDSEFEAVGATLVPEGSWEEVPKEHIIVGLKELEEKEFPLKHVHVQFAHCYKHQAGWENVLARFPRGGGTLLDLEFLVDERGRRVAAFGFHAGFAGAALALEVWAHQLTHPPSSPFPGVASYPNEDALITNVKKALATGTAAAGRPPRVIVIGALGRCGSGAVDALRKAGVPEENILKWDMAETAKGGPFKEITDSDIFVNCIYLTSKIPNFVNLDSLQVPDRKLSVVCDVSADTTSPFTPVPIYTVATTFDKPTVPVESLSSGPALSVISIDHLPSLLPREASEAFSRKLPPHPP, encoded by the exons ATGGCTCCCACGGTGCTTCACCTCCGCAGTGAGACCAAGCCCCTCGAGCACAGATCTGCCCTcacccccacaaccaccgccgccctcaTCAAGGCCGGCTACGTCGTCAACGTCGAGCGTTCCCCAGAGAGAATCTTTGACGACAGCGAGTTCGAGGCCGTCGGCGCCACCCTCGTTCCCGAGGGCAGCTGGGAGGAGGTTCCCAAGGAGCACATCATTGTTGGTctcaaggagctcgaggagaaggagt TCCCCCTCAAGCACGTCCACGTCCAATTCGCCCACTGCTACAAGCACCAAGCCGGCTGGGAAAACGTCCTCGCCAGGTTCCCCCGAGGAGGcggcaccctcctcgacctcgaattTCTCGTCGACGAACGCGGCCGCCGCGTAGCAGCCTTTGGCTTCCACGCCGGATTCGCCGGCGCCGCGCTCGCCCTCGAAGTCTGGGCCCACCAActcacccatcccccctcctcccccttccccggcgTAGCCTCCTACCCCAACGAAGACGCCCTGATCACCAACGTCAAGAAGGCCCTCGCCAccggcaccgccgccgccggccgTCCCCCCCGCGTCATCGTTATCGGCGCCTTGGGTAGGTGCGGTTCCGGCGCTGTTGACGCCCTCCGCAAGGCTGGTGTCCCAGAGGAGAACATCCTCAAGTGGGATATGGCCGAAACCGCCAAGGGTGGTCCTTTCA AGGAAATCACCGACTCCGACATCTTCGTAAACTGCATCTACCTCAcctccaaaatcccaaactttgtcaacctcgacTCCCTCCAGGTCCCCGACAGAAAACTCTCCGTCGTCTGCGACGTCTCAgccgacaccacctccccctttaCCCCAGTGCCAATCTACACCGTCGCGACTACATTCGACAAGCCCACCGTTCCCGTCGAGAGCCTCTCTTCTGGACCTGCGCTTTCGGTGATTTCTATTGACCACCTCCCTTCTCTTTTGCCAAGGGAGGCGTCTGAGGCTTTCAGCCGCAAGttacccccccaccctccttAA
- a CDS encoding hypothetical protein (EggNog:ENOG503P1E8; COG:K) yields MSSSRSTSPFDKLSYGTSTSSLRRLLPASNDEPASEASVNLETSPTPGSSAAGTGQAAPRRRRQATTAACRACRKRKSKCDGARPTCSVCRDRKTKCEFDTIAATETHTQALKRKYTELLQQKSTFEQIYEVLRSRPEKEAEEIFQRIRRGAEASSILRHVNYGDVLVQMALVPETRFRYEFPYLPDMPIYLQRHDNPYLDSEVFDCALRGAVEQPQPQQQRALPSVNDMLGSPRDALDQRDPYLKPYSSAIVVDPWLDSLTPSNWTLVSSDDNFMRQVIHDYFLYDYDWFTFFHKDYFLQDMASDRPRHCSRLLVNAVLCIGCYCHRKLPGRSESWNPQNIGNQFLAEAKRLFEVEAEVPRPSMLDPEWQQKYHDWECRRLTTVQAALLLNVIYNLNGSDRLGWRYTIRAVEMAHEIRLFQAVPSHVSSDIRCAREFTAWCLFTWQSLSSYHYLKPPLMARPPETPLPDPSKNPQWWGELWIRYPQTPARLPTHHGHLAKARADFWTIMNDFSLLSFSQPHVKMPLDQVVGFYNRLRGWLQNLPEPLTPKRLVLPHHLKVHMHYNCVLIDLLKPLLGLNWSDTTQPNKTLDDAHHEAAIHLETLLRLYYLRHGFEAFDGFLLHFLGSLNFIKINTREAQDNSLFLESHRSTMLLLMKGIRDQSQCHTVAKMVLRLQAHLMRSDDVALLKRFVDIETARLACGPESPRLVEEEVILSDWPAYEIGLEAKAEQKSRGVDFASMVSSVTAEGGGGGYGESTSGSRSSASSG; encoded by the exons ATGTCGAGCTCCAGATCGACTTCGCCATTTGACAAGCTGTCGTacggcaccagcaccagctcgcTACGCCGACTGCTCCCTGCATCGAACGATGAACCAGCGAGTGAGGCTTCGGTGAATCTCGAAACCAGCCCGACCCCGGGGTCCTCGGCCGCGGGGACTGGGCAGGCTGCTCcgcggagaaggaggcaaGCTACCACGGCTGCGTGTCGGGCCTGTCGAAAGAGAAAGTCAAAG TGTGATGGTGCACGCCCAACATGTTCAGTATGTCGTGACCGGAAAACAAAGTGCGAGTTTGATACGATTGCCGCGACCGAGACCCATACCCAAGCCCTGAAGCGCAAGTACACCGAGCTTCTGCAACAAAAGAGCACATTCGAACAGATCTATGAGGTCCTTCGGTCCAGACCGGAAAAGGAAGCCGAAGAAATCTTCCAACGGATACGGAGGGGCGCAGAGGCCAGCTCCATACTAAGACATGTCAACTATGGCGACGTGCTTGTGCAGATGGCCCTCGTGCCGGAAACGCGGTTTCGATACGAGTTTCCCTACCTGCCGGATATGCCCATCTACCTTCAAAGACACGACAACCCATACCTCGACTCAGAGGTCTTTGACTGTGCTTTGCGGGGGGCTGTCGAGCAACcgcaaccacagcagcaacgggCCTTGCCTAGCGTGAATGACATGTTGGGTTCTCCCCGTGACGCCTTGGACCAGCGGGATCCATACCTGAAGCCGTATTCCTCTGCCATTGTGGTGGACCCCTGGCTGGACTCGCTCACGCCGTCAAACTGGACGTTGGTGAGCAGTGATGACAATTTCATGCGTCAGGTTATTCACGATTATTTTCTGTACGACTATGATTGGTTTACTTTTTTCCACAAGGACTACTTTCTGCAGGATATGGCGAGTGACCGACCACGGCACTGCTCAAGGTTATTGGTCAATGCCGTCCTGTGCATAGGATGT TATTGTCATCGAAAGCTGCCAGGTCGCTCCGAGTCATGGAACCCCCAAAACATCGGGAACCAGTTCctcgccgaggccaagaggCTCTTTGAGGTTGAAGCCGAGGTGCCAAGACCGTCTATGCTTGATCCAGAATGGCAGCAAAAGTATCACGACTGGGAGTGCCGCAGGTTAACCACCGTTCAGGCGGCGCTCCTGCTCAATGTTATCTACAACCTGAATGGCTCTGACAGGCTAGGATGGCGGTATACGATCCGGGCTGTGGAAATGGCACACGAAATACGGCTCTTCCAAGCAGTTCCGTCTCATGTCAGCAGCGACATTCGGTGCGCCAGGGAGTTCACAGCGTGGTGTCTGTTCACTTGGCAAAGTCTCAGCTCCTATCACTACCTCAAGCCACCCTTAATGGCCCGGCCGCCGGAAACACCTTTGCCAGATCCGTCCAAGAACCCCCAGTGGTGGGGAGAGCTGTGGATACGATATCCCCAAACGCCAGCTCGTCTACCCACtcaccacggccacctcGCCAAGGCCAGAGCAGACTTTTGGACCATCATGAACGATTTTTCGCTGTTGAGCTTCTCGCAACCTCACGTCAAGATGCCGCTTGATCAGGTTGTGGGGTTCTACAATCGACTCCGCGGATGGCTACAGAATCTACCTGAGCCATTGACACCCAAACGGCTTGTGCTACCGCATCACCTAAAGGTTCACATGCATTACAACTGCGTCCTGATCGACCTGCTGAAACCACTGCTCGGTCTGAACTGGAGCGACACCACCCAGCCAAACAAGACACTTGACGACGCGCACCACGAAGCGGCTATTCACCTCGAGACGTTGCTCCGGCTGTACTACCTCCGGCACGGCTTCGAGGCCTTTGACGGTTTTTTGCTGCACTTTCTCGGCAGTTTGAACTTTATCAAGATCAACACGAGGGAGGCGCAGGATAATTCCTTGTTTCTCGAGTCACACCGCTCGACGATGCTGCTGCTTATGAAGGGGATTAGGGACCAGAGCCAGTGTCATACGGTGGCGAAGATGGTGCTACGGCTGCAGGCGCATCTGATGAGGTCGGATGATGTGGCTTTGCTGAAGAGGTTTGTGGATATTGAGACGGCTAGGTTGGCGTGTGGGCCGGAGAGTccgaggttggtggaggaggaggtgattttGAGTGACTGGCCGGCGTATGAGATTGGGTTGGAGGCGAAGGCGGAGCAGAAGAGTAGGGGGGTGGATTTTGCGAGTATGGTCAGTTCGGTgacggcggagggggggggtggtgggtatggGGAGAGTACGAGTGGGAGTAggtcttctgcttcttcggggtag